Proteins encoded in a region of the Campylobacter geochelonis genome:
- a CDS encoding HAD family hydrolase — protein MRVVIFDMDGTLINSAKAIEITINTTRKKLGLTPDLSSEFIVKTINDPSKNYAVEFYGLTNVAPELKMEFEKEFIKNYALYARLYDGVKELLEKLHQNGYFIALASNAPTVSLKAILEKNKVLELFDSVVGADKNTPQKPDPTMLFNVLKEASKIRPVKYACFVGDSIKDEKAATNANIPYLQVTWGFAEASTSFLSASSTKEAYELITNLFYDN, from the coding sequence ATGAGAGTTGTTATTTTTGATATGGATGGAACGCTTATAAATAGCGCTAAGGCGATAGAAATAACGATAAATACAACTAGAAAAAAGCTTGGTTTAACGCCTGATTTAAGTAGTGAATTTATTGTTAAAACGATAAACGATCCGTCGAAAAATTACGCTGTTGAGTTCTATGGACTCACTAATGTGGCACCTGAGTTGAAAATGGAATTTGAAAAGGAATTTATCAAAAACTACGCTCTTTATGCAAGACTTTATGATGGAGTTAAAGAACTTTTAGAAAAACTTCATCAAAATGGCTATTTTATCGCACTTGCTAGTAACGCGCCAACAGTATCTTTAAAAGCTATTTTGGAGAAAAATAAGGTTTTAGAGCTGTTTGATAGCGTTGTAGGAGCAGATAAAAACACGCCTCAAAAACCAGATCCAACGATGCTTTTTAACGTTTTAAAAGAAGCTAGCAAAATAAGACCAGTTAAATACGCTTGTTTTGTTGGCGATAGCATAAAAGATGAAAAGGCAGCAACTAATGCAAATATACCGTATTTGCAAGTTACGTGGGGGTTTGCCGAAGCATCAACTAGTTTTTTAAGCGCATCAAGCACCAAGGAAGCTTATGAGCTTATAACAAACCTTTTTTATGATAATTAA